A genomic region of Chitinimonas arctica contains the following coding sequences:
- a CDS encoding GNAT family N-acetyltransferase: MKLFQLHAGDSLDEAARLFDAYRQFYRQPSDLTACRTWLGMRLGAGQSVVYLAEEAGRAVGFMQLYPGFCSVALAPIWTLYDLYVAPEARGKGVAGLLLDEAQRFGQASGATYLQLSTAHDNHAAQRIYEAHGWQYDSVFRNYTLTLE, from the coding sequence ATGAAACTGTTTCAACTCCATGCGGGCGATTCGCTCGACGAAGCCGCCCGCCTGTTCGATGCCTACCGGCAGTTCTACCGGCAACCCAGTGACCTCACCGCCTGCCGTACCTGGCTGGGCATGCGCCTGGGCGCCGGCCAATCCGTGGTTTACCTGGCGGAGGAAGCGGGCAGGGCAGTGGGCTTTATGCAGCTCTATCCCGGCTTCTGCTCGGTCGCCTTGGCTCCCATCTGGACCTTGTACGACCTTTATGTCGCACCCGAGGCCCGGGGCAAAGGCGTAGCCGGCCTGTTGCTGGATGAGGCGCAGCGCTTTGGACAAGCCAGCGGTGCGACCTACCTGCAACTGTCGACCGCGCACGACAACCATGCCGCCCAGCGCATCTACGAGGCGCATGGCTGGCAGTACGACAGCGTGTTCCGCAACTACACGCTGACACTCGAATAA
- a CDS encoding S-methyl-5'-thioinosine phosphorylase, translating to MLAIIGGTGLTRLKNLNITHRQVIRTPYGEPSGALTFGEINTHQVVFIARHGYGHTIPPHEINYRANIWALAEQKVKRVVSICTVGGIRDDLPPGTIVVPNQLIDYTNGRKHTYFEGGEKPVTHIDFTEPYCPKLRARLLKAAKASHQHVLDGGVYSATQGPRLETAAEINRLAGDGGDMVGMTGMPEAALAREAGLSYAAIAVVANWAAGRGDSRHHVDLAAAAGVFDTAIEHVHRILEALVKVDGD from the coding sequence ATGCTCGCCATCATTGGCGGAACCGGCTTGACCCGGCTCAAGAATCTGAATATCACGCACCGGCAGGTGATCCGTACCCCCTATGGCGAGCCCTCCGGCGCGCTGACCTTTGGTGAAATCAACACCCACCAGGTGGTATTTATCGCTCGCCACGGTTACGGCCATACCATCCCGCCGCACGAAATCAACTACCGCGCCAATATCTGGGCGCTGGCGGAACAAAAGGTCAAGCGGGTAGTCTCGATCTGTACCGTGGGGGGCATTCGCGACGATCTGCCGCCCGGTACCATCGTCGTGCCCAACCAGCTTATCGATTACACCAATGGCCGCAAGCACACTTATTTCGAAGGTGGCGAGAAGCCGGTAACCCATATCGACTTCACCGAGCCCTATTGTCCCAAGCTGCGCGCGCGCCTGCTCAAGGCGGCCAAGGCCAGTCACCAGCATGTGCTCGATGGCGGCGTATATTCGGCCACCCAGGGCCCGCGGCTGGAAACCGCCGCCGAGATCAACCGCCTGGCAGGCGACGGTGGCGATATGGTGGGCATGACCGGGATGCCGGAAGCCGCCCTGGCCCGCGAGGCCGGCCTGAGCTATGCCGCCATCGCCGTGGTGGCCAACTGGGCCGCCGGACGGGGCGATAGTCGCCACCATGTTGATCTGGCCGCGGCCGCCGGGGTGTTCGATACCGCCATCGAACACGTTCACCGAATTCTGGAAGCATTGGTAAAAGTCGATGGCGATTAA
- a CDS encoding peptide deformylase: MGDPLLLRTAAPIRADEFGSAALAELIQDLKDTMVAQNGAGIAAPQIGVSKQLTIFGGFKSARYPDAEEVPFTILCNPVLTPLGEEMADDWEGCLSVPGMRGLVPRHTRLRYQGLDEHGMPIDRSVEDFHARVVQHECDHLFGMLYPMRMRDLRSFGFIDALGMGDLPEE, encoded by the coding sequence ATGGGCGATCCGTTGCTGCTGCGCACCGCCGCACCGATACGGGCGGACGAATTCGGCAGCGCCGCGCTGGCGGAGCTGATCCAGGACCTGAAGGACACCATGGTGGCCCAGAACGGCGCCGGCATCGCCGCGCCGCAGATCGGCGTATCCAAGCAGCTGACCATTTTCGGCGGCTTCAAGAGCGCGCGCTATCCCGACGCCGAGGAAGTGCCCTTTACCATCCTGTGCAACCCGGTGCTGACCCCGCTGGGAGAGGAGATGGCCGACGACTGGGAGGGCTGTCTATCGGTGCCCGGCATGCGTGGCCTGGTGCCGCGCCATACCCGCCTGCGCTACCAGGGTCTGGACGAGCATGGCATGCCCATCGACCGTAGCGTGGAGGATTTCCACGCCCGGGTCGTGCAGCATGAGTGCGACCATTTGTTTGGCATGCTCTACCCGATGCGGATGCGTGATTTGCGCAGCTTCGGCTTTATCGACGCCTTGGGCATGGGGGATTTGCCGGAGGAATAG
- the pseB gene encoding UDP-N-acetylglucosamine 4,6-dehydratase (inverting), translating to MSDPDFFKDKAILITGGTGSFGRQFIATLLHQHQPRRVVVFSRDELKQFEMQQDLNAPCMRYFLGDVRDGERLRQAMRGIDFVVHAAALKQVPAAEYNPTECIRTNVWGAENVINAAIESGVQKVIALSTDKASSPINLYGATKLLSDKLFVAANNIAGGHCTRFAVVRYGNVVGSRGSVLPFFRKLIREGADSLPITDPRMTRFWITLQEGVDFVLRNFQRMQGGELFVPKIPSARIVDLATAMAPQLQQRTIGIRPGEKLHEMMISRDDANHTFEFDGHYVIAPSINFIVQSDYRQDVLGGVGKPVPENFEYVSDSNPDYLSVEELRQLDRDTP from the coding sequence ATGAGTGACCCGGACTTTTTCAAAGACAAAGCCATTCTGATCACCGGCGGTACCGGTTCCTTCGGCCGCCAGTTCATTGCCACCTTGCTGCATCAGCACCAACCCCGGCGGGTGGTGGTGTTCTCCCGCGACGAACTCAAGCAATTCGAAATGCAGCAGGATCTGAACGCGCCCTGCATGCGTTATTTCCTGGGCGATGTGCGCGACGGCGAACGTTTGCGCCAAGCCATGCGCGGCATCGATTTCGTCGTGCACGCTGCGGCGCTCAAGCAGGTCCCCGCCGCTGAGTACAATCCCACGGAATGCATACGCACCAATGTCTGGGGGGCCGAAAACGTCATCAACGCGGCCATCGAGAGCGGTGTGCAAAAGGTCATCGCCTTGTCCACCGACAAGGCCTCCAGCCCGATCAATCTGTATGGCGCCACCAAGCTGTTGTCCGACAAATTGTTCGTTGCCGCCAATAATATCGCCGGCGGCCATTGCACCCGCTTTGCCGTGGTGCGCTATGGCAATGTGGTCGGTTCGCGCGGCTCGGTACTGCCGTTCTTCCGCAAGCTGATACGGGAAGGCGCCGATTCCTTGCCTATCACCGATCCACGCATGACGCGCTTCTGGATCACCCTGCAAGAGGGCGTGGATTTCGTCCTGCGGAATTTCCAGCGCATGCAGGGCGGCGAACTGTTCGTACCCAAAATCCCCTCGGCCCGCATCGTCGATCTGGCCACCGCCATGGCGCCGCAGCTGCAGCAACGCACCATCGGCATCCGGCCGGGCGAAAAGCTGCATGAGATGATGATCTCGCGCGACGACGCCAACCATACCTTCGAGTTCGACGGCCACTATGTGATCGCGCCATCGATCAACTTTATCGTGCAAAGCGACTACCGCCAGGATGTGCTCGGCGGCGTAGGCAAACCCGTGCCGGAAAACTTCGAGTACGTCTCGGACAGCAATCCCGACTACCTTAGCGTGGAAGAGCTGCGCCAGCTGGATCGCGATACGCCATGA